A single region of the Changchengzhania lutea genome encodes:
- a CDS encoding glycosyltransferase family 4 protein, producing the protein MGINPKYIAIICNYELLEDRVGGMDHFFWAYNKKCTEQHIKVDWFFPNVARHGDYHKFNIMPSNNIKLEDYVINYLKSNRPKYSHIITHFVELCTSFFLEIKTCQNAKVIVVDHNPRPLHGYSFKKKSKKRIKGILYSKYINQFIGVSEYTSNAILNDFGGFLKPKTQTIYNGVLIDDIIAKTTKRSKGNPKFLVVSHLRESKGIQDLIKAVDFLADDLKSDLKIDVYGNGPFKRELLTLVTFYNLESVFNFKGNQSNLNALYQNYDYLIQPTHMECFSLSILESLAANIPVITTPVGGNTEVVTHNKNGFIFDAKNIKKLSLLLKIIIKGEQSIKGNTRTLIETRFTIDSMVKNHLNLLN; encoded by the coding sequence ATGGGCATAAACCCCAAATACATCGCCATTATTTGCAACTACGAACTTCTTGAAGATCGCGTAGGGGGTATGGATCATTTTTTTTGGGCTTATAATAAAAAATGCACTGAACAGCATATTAAAGTGGATTGGTTTTTTCCTAATGTAGCGAGGCATGGCGATTATCATAAGTTTAATATCATGCCATCTAATAACATAAAGTTAGAAGATTATGTTATAAATTATCTGAAATCAAACCGTCCAAAATATTCACATATCATTACCCATTTTGTCGAGTTATGCACATCTTTTTTTTTAGAAATCAAAACCTGTCAAAATGCTAAAGTTATAGTCGTAGATCATAACCCAAGACCGTTACATGGCTATTCTTTTAAAAAAAAATCAAAAAAAAGAATAAAAGGCATCTTATATTCAAAATATATTAATCAATTTATAGGGGTCTCAGAATATACAAGCAATGCTATTTTAAATGATTTTGGAGGTTTTTTAAAGCCCAAAACCCAAACTATTTATAATGGGGTTTTAATAGATGATATCATCGCTAAAACTACCAAAAGAAGTAAAGGGAATCCAAAGTTTTTAGTGGTTTCCCACTTGCGGGAATCTAAAGGGATTCAAGATTTAATTAAAGCTGTTGATTTTTTGGCAGATGATTTGAAATCGGACCTAAAAATTGATGTATATGGTAATGGCCCGTTTAAAAGGGAATTATTGACACTGGTGACGTTTTATAATTTAGAATCTGTTTTTAACTTTAAAGGCAATCAATCCAATTTAAATGCCTTGTATCAAAATTATGATTATTTAATTCAACCCACGCATATGGAATGTTTTAGTTTATCAATTTTAGAAAGTCTTGCTGCTAATATTCCTGTAATAACGACGCCTGTTGGAGGTAATACTGAAGTTGTGACCCATAACAAAAATGGATTTATATTTGATGCTAAGAATATAAAAAAACTATCTCTTTTATTGAAGATTATCATCAAGGGAGAACAAAGTATAAAAGGAAATACCAGAACTTTAATTGAAACCAGATTTACAATTGATAGTATGGTTAAAAATCATTTAAATCTTTTGAACTAA
- a CDS encoding glycosyltransferase family 4 protein, whose amino-acid sequence MKIAFLTPEYPHPKTGNAGGIGTSILNLSKALSNLGHEISILIYGQDEDDYFTEENICFYKIKNIKVKGLSLILTQKKVERLINSLYESGKIDIVEAPDWTGFTAFVNPKCPLVVKEHGSDTYFCYLDHRKVKYKNKFLEKRALKKANGIISVSNFTGKLTNELMGLNKSFTAIPNSINASLFKPKERDGKTLTILYFGTLIRKKGLFELPEIFNLVNKSNTEVKLLLVGKDSMDIQTGSSSTWELMKPLFNESSIKKVDYLGTVAHFKIQNLINDATVCVFPTFAEALPISWLEAMAMEKAIVASNIGWANEMIANKKEGFLVHPTNHKQFAERILELLNDSKKQELFGKAAREKVKKHFSHNLIAKCSVKFYKKVIESC is encoded by the coding sequence ATGAAAATTGCATTTTTAACCCCAGAATATCCACACCCTAAAACAGGGAATGCAGGAGGTATTGGTACAAGTATTTTAAATTTATCCAAAGCATTGTCTAATTTAGGACATGAAATAAGTATTCTTATTTATGGACAGGATGAAGACGACTATTTTACTGAGGAAAATATATGTTTTTACAAAATAAAAAATATAAAAGTAAAGGGTTTGTCTCTCATCCTTACCCAAAAAAAAGTAGAACGATTAATTAATTCATTATATGAATCTGGAAAAATTGACATTGTAGAAGCCCCTGATTGGACGGGTTTTACAGCTTTTGTTAATCCCAAATGTCCATTAGTTGTTAAAGAACATGGCAGTGACACCTATTTTTGTTATTTAGACCATAGAAAAGTAAAGTATAAAAACAAATTTTTAGAAAAACGGGCATTAAAGAAAGCAAATGGCATTATAAGTGTAAGTAACTTCACAGGCAAATTGACCAATGAATTAATGGGATTAAATAAAAGTTTTACGGCTATTCCAAATAGCATTAATGCTTCTTTATTCAAACCAAAAGAAAGGGATGGCAAAACGTTAACTATACTTTATTTTGGAACATTAATCCGTAAAAAAGGACTTTTTGAATTACCAGAAATATTCAATTTAGTAAATAAATCCAACACAGAGGTTAAATTACTTCTTGTTGGAAAAGATAGCATGGATATCCAAACAGGTTCATCGTCAACTTGGGAACTAATGAAACCACTTTTTAATGAATCATCTATAAAAAAAGTCGATTATCTGGGCACAGTTGCACATTTTAAAATCCAAAATTTAATTAACGATGCTACAGTTTGTGTTTTTCCAACCTTTGCGGAAGCCCTGCCAATTTCTTGGTTAGAGGCTATGGCTATGGAAAAGGCTATTGTTGCATCTAATATTGGATGGGCAAACGAAATGATTGCCAATAAAAAAGAAGGTTTTTTAGTGCATCCCACAAATCATAAGCAATTTGCTGAACGTATTTTAGAGTTGTTAAACGATTCTAAAAAACAAGAACTATTTGGTAAAGCAGCAAGAGAGAAAGTTAAAAAACATTTTAGCCATAATCTAATTGCAAAATGCTCAGTTAAATTTTATAAAAAAGTAATAGAATCTTGCTGA
- a CDS encoding glycosyltransferase family 2 protein has translation MLKLKEYIAPNGNVLLYNGLPDFKRLAKLAQEEGDIWHSSLDQGYKNAFPEIIYQTVVFFWYAKDFDNLNHCVSWRISPNALVIRKHVWETFGGFDSDYENLEMAALDFGFNILRYQAAIPLYINGLFENIEKEIKVSTNDIYTFYAKNFKRSHSVYMLFRRGIWKIKEIKAYSFARKKFEFKDKTKVLKPRKLHDIEGRPNVSYIIPTMMRQQFTLSLLNDLETQTYKPFEVIVIDATPEAARNTSLYNANNYSFNVVFKWQTTKGSCKARNEAIDLCTGDYIVFGDDDIRIQPEFIENHIRLLQTYNADACNGLDIRADNQQQDLDDLDEKLTILGDARWKVGAAHSFSNANSCVSRRILNLIIGNDINYDGGYGEDSDFGLSIVKLGVTVLHNPFSVNLHLKPPVGGYRLWNLQAGLKGKKRKMQPWELDKPVKHIIPKPSPTIMYLLFKHFDNAQRREYKIKYFVFYFTKAKLIDIPLKILKLPVKILQFNKSVFYAKKLIVLGKRTK, from the coding sequence TTGCTGAAATTAAAAGAATATATTGCACCAAACGGCAACGTTTTATTATATAACGGTTTGCCAGATTTTAAACGTCTTGCTAAATTAGCACAGGAAGAAGGCGATATTTGGCATAGCAGCTTAGACCAAGGTTATAAGAATGCATTTCCAGAAATTATATATCAAACAGTCGTGTTTTTTTGGTATGCTAAAGATTTCGACAATTTAAACCACTGCGTAAGTTGGCGAATTAGTCCAAACGCACTTGTTATACGAAAACATGTTTGGGAAACTTTTGGTGGCTTTGATAGTGATTATGAAAATTTAGAGATGGCTGCCTTGGATTTTGGTTTTAATATACTTCGGTATCAAGCTGCTATTCCTTTATATATAAATGGATTATTCGAAAATATAGAAAAAGAAATAAAGGTATCAACTAATGATATTTACACATTTTACGCCAAGAATTTTAAGCGTTCACATAGTGTTTATATGCTATTTCGTCGTGGGATTTGGAAAATAAAAGAAATCAAGGCGTATAGTTTCGCAAGAAAAAAATTTGAGTTTAAAGATAAGACTAAGGTTCTTAAACCACGTAAATTACATGACATAGAAGGAAGGCCCAATGTAAGTTATATTATTCCAACCATGATGCGTCAGCAGTTTACTTTAAGTCTTTTAAACGATTTAGAGACTCAAACGTATAAGCCTTTTGAAGTGATTGTAATTGATGCTACACCAGAAGCAGCCCGCAATACATCTCTTTATAATGCAAATAATTATTCTTTCAATGTGGTTTTTAAATGGCAAACTACAAAAGGAAGCTGTAAAGCAAGAAACGAAGCGATAGATTTATGTACTGGAGATTATATTGTTTTTGGTGACGACGATATTAGAATTCAACCTGAATTTATTGAAAATCATATCAGATTATTACAAACCTACAATGCAGATGCTTGTAATGGTTTAGATATTAGAGCAGATAATCAACAGCAGGATTTGGATGATTTAGATGAAAAGTTAACTATTTTAGGAGATGCCCGTTGGAAGGTTGGAGCAGCCCACTCATTTAGTAATGCTAATTCATGTGTATCCAGACGTATACTAAATCTTATAATTGGAAATGATATAAATTATGATGGCGGATATGGTGAAGACAGCGACTTTGGTTTATCTATAGTCAAATTAGGTGTAACCGTTTTACATAATCCGTTTTCAGTTAATTTACATTTAAAGCCACCAGTAGGAGGTTATCGTTTGTGGAACCTACAAGCTGGTTTAAAAGGCAAAAAAAGAAAAATGCAACCTTGGGAATTAGATAAACCCGTTAAGCACATTATTCCAAAACCGAGCCCTACCATTATGTACCTATTGTTTAAACATTTTGATAATGCTCAGCGCAGGGAGTATAAAATTAAATACTTTGTATTTTATTTTACAAAAGCTAAATTGATAGATATACCTTTAAAAATTTTAAAGCTTCCTGTTAAGATTTTACAGTTTAATAAGTCAGTGTTTTATGCCAAAAAATTGATTGTTTTAGGGAAAAGAACTAAATGA
- a CDS encoding glycosyltransferase family 2 protein: MNFSLIVCTYMRAEPLLSLLRSVNEQTLYPNEIIIVDGSTNNDTQIILNENSFKNLNYFKVEDAQRGLTKQRNFGIEQVSENSGIICFLDDDVILGPAYFEQLMATYVNYPDAIAVGGYITNEVTWQLADDKKDPSKFYYDGWMRKESFRFKIRQFFGLQPDTNPGFLPTFSHGRSIGYLPPSNNIYPVEFFMGGVSSYKKEVFSGIKFSTYFEGYGLYEDLEFCLRVSRLGKLYLNTAARLEHHHEAAGRPDNFVHGKMIVRNSWYVWKVKYPDPTFKATLKFHLTVWLLMIVRFSNSFYGNNKKEALTETFGRFTGWLSLFYNKPNMQ, from the coding sequence ATGAATTTTTCATTGATTGTATGTACTTACATGAGAGCAGAGCCATTGTTAAGCCTACTCAGGTCTGTAAATGAACAAACCCTATATCCCAACGAAATTATAATCGTTGACGGATCAACAAACAATGACACGCAAATTATTTTAAACGAAAATAGTTTTAAAAATCTAAATTATTTTAAGGTTGAAGATGCACAAAGAGGTCTGACCAAACAACGCAATTTTGGGATTGAACAGGTTTCAGAAAACTCCGGGATTATCTGTTTTTTAGATGACGATGTCATTTTAGGACCTGCATATTTTGAACAATTAATGGCCACGTATGTAAATTACCCTGATGCCATTGCGGTAGGAGGTTATATCACCAATGAAGTGACATGGCAATTAGCAGATGATAAAAAAGACCCTTCAAAATTTTATTATGATGGTTGGATGCGAAAGGAATCTTTTCGATTTAAAATAAGACAATTTTTTGGTCTACAACCCGATACTAACCCTGGTTTTTTGCCAACGTTTTCGCACGGGCGATCTATTGGATACTTGCCACCATCAAATAATATATATCCAGTGGAGTTTTTTATGGGTGGTGTGTCTTCTTATAAAAAAGAGGTGTTCAGCGGCATCAAGTTTTCTACTTATTTTGAAGGCTATGGCCTGTATGAAGATTTAGAGTTTTGTTTACGGGTATCCCGCTTGGGAAAGTTATATTTAAACACGGCTGCAAGATTGGAGCACCATCATGAAGCAGCGGGGCGTCCAGATAATTTTGTGCATGGTAAAATGATAGTACGCAACAGTTGGTATGTTTGGAAAGTTAAATATCCAGATCCCACCTTTAAAGCGACGCTAAAATTTCACTTGACGGTATGGTTGCTCATGATAGTTCGATTTTCCAATAGTTTTTATGGAAACAATAAAAAGGAAGCACTCACTGAAACTTTTGGTAGATTTACAGGATGGCTGTCCTTATTTTACAATAAACCCAACATGCAATGA
- a CDS encoding class I SAM-dependent methyltransferase yields the protein MNPLTEKQGVTIGDENVIFDDGTRFKSINSVPIIIDESRSIFKVDDILKRRPTAQNLNYRKRSLKNDIRKKVLPGLSKDFNQIKRYKALANRSGIKSVLVIGAGDKVGFYNDMFKNALVITSDVHLQFHPDVVFDAHQIPFIDGSFDLIIASQVLEHTFKPWEVANELERVVSRSGYLLVETPFNFPYHSPPYDFFRFTFTGLRSLFPNCELETFEASEGSASAVATYNAQFLIDLFSNRYLRMLMVFLTRYLFGWMKYLDKLKSNTSYLSLFSPMGFSMVFKKDDVKRSNMELLDDYYKLKS from the coding sequence ATGAATCCCTTGACAGAAAAGCAGGGTGTGACTATTGGTGATGAGAATGTGATTTTTGATGATGGCACTAGGTTCAAATCAATAAATAGTGTACCAATCATTATTGACGAATCCAGAAGTATTTTTAAAGTAGATGATATATTAAAAAGGAGACCTACAGCTCAAAATTTAAATTATAGAAAACGCAGTTTAAAAAATGATATTAGAAAAAAGGTATTGCCCGGTTTGTCAAAAGACTTTAATCAGATCAAAAGATATAAAGCATTGGCAAACAGATCTGGGATTAAAAGCGTTTTGGTCATTGGAGCTGGAGATAAAGTCGGTTTTTATAATGACATGTTTAAAAACGCATTGGTTATCACTTCTGATGTCCATTTGCAATTTCATCCAGATGTCGTTTTTGATGCACACCAAATCCCATTTATAGATGGAAGCTTTGATTTAATAATTGCTTCACAGGTATTGGAGCACACCTTTAAACCATGGGAAGTGGCAAATGAGCTTGAGCGCGTGGTTAGTAGGTCTGGGTATTTGCTGGTTGAGACCCCTTTCAATTTTCCTTATCACAGTCCACCCTATGACTTCTTTAGGTTTACATTTACCGGTCTAAGAAGTTTATTTCCAAATTGCGAATTGGAAACATTTGAAGCTTCTGAAGGCAGTGCCAGTGCTGTGGCCACCTATAATGCCCAGTTTTTAATCGATTTATTTTCCAATCGCTATTTAAGAATGCTCATGGTATTCCTTACAAGATATTTATTTGGGTGGATGAAATATCTCGATAAATTAAAGAGCAATACATCATATTTAAGCTTATTTTCACCTATGGGATTTAGTATGGTATTCAAGAAGGATGACGTGAAACGCTCCAATATGGAGTTGCTGGATGACTATTATAAGCTGAAATCGTGA
- a CDS encoding glycosyltransferase family 4 protein: protein MRFAVITHVEHKIVSGKIYAYAPYVREMNLWFKHVDEVDIVAPTSQGTPSDIEIAYQHDQIHFETIPSITFTSIKTSVLSVFKLPSILSAIFTMCQKADHIHLRCPGNIGLLGCLVQILFPKKTKTAKYAGNWDPRAKQPFTYKLQKWILSNSVLTKNMQVLVYGTWENQSKNIKPFFTASYSNSERERYQEKQYNYKLYFIFTGGIVKGKRPLLAIQIIETLNKKGYQATLDMYGEGELLSELTSYISDNQLQHVVSLKGNCSKAVIKNALKSAHFLMLPSKSEGWPKAVAEAMFFGVIPIATNISCVPNMLDFGQRGILIEPNRSQAVKEIIAHLNEEERLKQMSKAALNWSQNYTLDVFEKEISKLLISG, encoded by the coding sequence ATGAGGTTTGCCGTAATTACACATGTAGAACATAAGATTGTAAGCGGTAAAATTTACGCTTATGCGCCCTATGTACGTGAAATGAATCTCTGGTTCAAACATGTTGATGAGGTGGACATAGTCGCACCAACTAGTCAAGGCACACCATCGGATATTGAGATAGCCTATCAGCATGACCAGATTCACTTTGAAACGATTCCATCCATAACATTCACAAGCATAAAGACATCGGTTTTGTCTGTATTTAAGTTACCGTCAATCCTCTCTGCCATCTTTACGATGTGCCAGAAAGCAGATCATATCCATTTACGTTGTCCTGGGAATATTGGACTGTTAGGATGTTTGGTCCAGATTTTATTTCCCAAGAAAACCAAAACCGCGAAGTATGCAGGAAATTGGGACCCTCGTGCAAAACAACCATTTACGTATAAGCTCCAAAAATGGATTTTGAGCAATAGTGTTTTAACCAAAAACATGCAGGTGCTTGTGTATGGTACATGGGAAAATCAATCAAAAAATATTAAACCTTTTTTTACGGCATCTTATTCGAATTCAGAAAGAGAGCGTTATCAAGAGAAACAATATAATTATAAACTGTACTTTATTTTTACGGGCGGCATAGTAAAAGGAAAACGCCCATTATTGGCTATTCAGATTATAGAAACATTAAATAAAAAAGGATATCAGGCGACCTTAGATATGTATGGTGAAGGAGAATTGCTGTCAGAATTAACAAGTTATATTTCTGATAATCAACTGCAGCACGTGGTGAGTCTAAAGGGTAATTGCAGTAAAGCTGTCATTAAAAACGCTCTAAAGTCTGCTCACTTTTTAATGTTACCATCGAAATCTGAAGGATGGCCCAAAGCAGTGGCAGAAGCCATGTTTTTTGGTGTCATTCCCATTGCGACCAACATATCCTGTGTTCCTAATATGTTAGATTTTGGGCAACGAGGAATTTTAATTGAACCCAATAGATCGCAGGCCGTAAAGGAAATTATTGCTCATCTAAATGAAGAAGAACGCTTAAAACAAATGAGCAAGGCGGCGCTTAATTGGTCTCAAAATTATACTTTAGATGTGTTTGAAAAAGAAATTTCTAAATTATTGATTTCTGGATGA
- a CDS encoding glycosyltransferase, with product MRVLQLIDSLDAGGAERVAVNMANALSYKIDSSYLCATRKEGLLKSSLSTKVSYLFLNKTKTIDFKAIIRLNGFIKKHDIEIIHAHSTSFFLAAVMKFFNSKLKIIWHDHYGHSEHLDKRKFLILRLCSGYFLHIISVNRILADWAKKHLKTKGVTYLPNFAIRDTSKPKTTLKGKDGKRILHLANLRPQKDHLNLLHAFSKVRKNHPDWSLHGVGKDFDDAYSEDVKNLIKTLDLDNHVFLYGSRLDITHIINQSDIGVLSSKSEGLPIALLEYGLAGLPTIATNVGNCKEVISNDSEGLLINPENEEALSIALKTYITDVSGRVKSGQHLKRKVETSFSEEQIINKLLKIYSKATNGTV from the coding sequence ATGAGGGTTTTACAATTAATTGATTCATTGGATGCAGGGGGCGCAGAGCGCGTGGCGGTTAACATGGCCAATGCCTTGAGTTATAAAATTGATTCTTCTTATTTATGTGCTACTAGAAAGGAAGGCTTATTAAAATCAAGCTTGAGTACAAAGGTGAGTTATCTTTTTTTGAACAAAACGAAGACCATTGATTTTAAGGCCATTATTAGATTAAATGGTTTTATTAAAAAGCATGATATTGAAATTATTCATGCACACTCCACCTCTTTTTTTTTAGCTGCTGTGATGAAATTTTTCAACTCAAAACTTAAGATTATTTGGCACGACCATTATGGCCATAGTGAACACCTTGATAAAAGAAAATTTTTAATATTGCGTTTGTGTTCAGGCTATTTTTTACATATAATAAGTGTGAACAGGATTTTGGCAGATTGGGCTAAAAAACATTTAAAGACTAAAGGCGTTACCTATTTGCCAAATTTTGCTATACGTGATACCTCTAAACCCAAGACGACATTAAAGGGTAAAGATGGAAAGCGCATTCTTCATTTGGCTAACTTACGACCACAAAAAGACCATTTGAACTTGCTACATGCCTTTTCAAAAGTTAGAAAAAATCATCCAGATTGGAGTTTACATGGTGTGGGTAAAGATTTTGATGATGCCTATTCAGAAGATGTTAAAAACCTTATTAAAACGCTAGATTTAGATAATCATGTTTTTTTATACGGAAGCAGATTGGATATCACACATATTATCAATCAATCTGATATTGGAGTATTATCATCAAAGTCAGAAGGATTGCCTATAGCATTACTGGAATACGGTTTGGCAGGCTTACCAACAATCGCTACAAATGTCGGTAATTGCAAGGAGGTCATTTCAAATGATAGTGAAGGTCTGCTGATAAATCCCGAAAATGAAGAGGCTCTAAGTATAGCATTAAAAACGTACATTACGGATGTTAGTGGTAGGGTCAAGTCGGGACAGCATTTAAAACGCAAGGTAGAGACCAGCTTTTCAGAAGAACAAATCATTAATAAACTTTTAAAAATATACAGTAAAGCCACAAATGGAACTGTCTAA